The sequence below is a genomic window from Deltaproteobacteria bacterium.
TTCCTGATTGACCGGACTTAAAAAAAACCGCCCGAATCTGGGTCGAGACATCCTTCAGGGTAAAATAATAATGTCCGCTGGGGGGGACCCGGAAATTGGAGATCTCCCCTTCCAGCCACAGAAAAGGAAACTCCTCCTCCAACAGGTCTTTGATCTCCTGAGTCAGCTCGGAGACGGTATAAATTTTTTGGGACAGGTCCATATATATTAAACACTCATGACCCATCGGGTCACCACTAAGCAAGAAAAAGGATTCAAGGGGTCCAGGGGCCAAGGGTTCAAGTGAAAGGCATGGAATTTAAAACCCCTCGAACCCTGGAATCCTATTTTAGTACTAAATATTTTATAGAAGAAACGATTATTTAGCAAGCGATTTTGACGAACGGACCGAGGGAACTATCTGAAGAGGGCTTCCAACAAGGTGAGTTTTATTTTAATGGTTTAGCCGTCATTCTTTTCAAGCTCATGGATACGGGGTCAACAGCAATCCCCGTATTTTCCAAAGCGACAACTCCGAGGATTGGTTCAGAGTCCTCAGGACCGAATATGACCTGAGTCACGGTTTCCGCTCCCATAAAAGAAATCCTGGCAAACCCATAGGGGTATTCTACGGGCTGGCCGTTAGCCAATTCATACACCTCTTTTCCTTCCACTTGGATACCAGCCTTAATCAGCTCACTGGCTGGTGCCATGCTATCAATCGCCCCGGTATCCACCAGAAAGATAGATTCATAAGAAGGAAAATTCTTGGATAAATTGGTAATCGTCGCAGTTACTTTTGTTACTCCCATAGATCACCTTTCATGAATAGGAATTCTGCTGACTGCTACAAAATCGAAAATTTATGCAACCTCTTATTTCTTATTTAAACACAACTCTTACCTAAAGACAATAAAATTAGGAAACAAGGGATAGGGAGGACAAGTTCTAATCAAAGATATTTAAAATTCCGGAATCCAGGAGTCAGGAGCCGGAATTCAGATGGCAATGAACACTATGGGTGGGGCTGGAACTGTTTGGGGCTGGATAATCCGTCCGGCATTTCGGCCCGGCTTCCGTACAACGGGGATGAAAATGACAGCCGGCCGGAGGGTTGACCGGTGAAGGCAGGTCTCCCTGAAGCCGGATTACCTCCCGTTTCGTATCCCGATCGATTACCGGCACCGCCGAGAGGAGGGCCCGGGTATAAGGATGCCTTGGATTGCCCAGGACTTCGTCAACCTTCCCTTGTTCGACAATCCGGCCCAGGTACATAACCGCCACTTCGTGGGCCAGAAACTCAACCACGGAGATATTGTGCGTGATAAAGAGATAAGAGAGGCCGTGTCCGTCCTGGAGTTCCTTGAGCAGGTTGAGGATTTGGGCCTGGACAGAAATATCCAGGGCGCTGGTGGGTTCGTCGCAGACAATCAACTTTGGATTTACGGAAAGGGCCCTGGCGATAGCGATGCGCTGGCGCTGCCCTCCGGAAAATTCATGGGGATAGCGGTAATGGATCCCGGCCGGCAACCCGACTTCTTCCAGAAGGTGGCCTATGCGGGCCATCCGGTCCTCGGTTCCGGAGCCGATGCCCAGGGCCGCCATACCCTCCTCGATGATTTCCATAATCCGCATGCGGGGATTGAGAGACCCGTAAGGGTCCTGGAAGATAATCTGCAACTCGCGACGCAAGGGCCGCATCCCGGCCGGTTTCAAGGTCCTGAGATCGATCCCCTGAAAGAGGATAGTGCCGCTGGTCACCGGAATGAGCCGAAGGACGCCCTTACCCAGCGTGGTCTTGCCACAGCCGGATTCTCCGACCAGGGCCAGAGTTTTGCCTGGGGGGATCGAAAAGGATACCCCGTCTACGGCCTTGACCTGTCCAACGGTTCGCTTCAAAAACCCCTTTTGGATAGGGAAATGGATCTTTAAATCCGCGACCTTCAGGATAAACGAACCATTATCCTGTCCGGGAATCAGCTCCCCTCTCGTGCCTTGTGCCTCATCCCTCGCACCTCTTTCCTCCCCCTCGTCTCGTGCCTCGTGCCTCATGCCTCGCGCCTCATCCCTCGTGCCTTTTTCATACAGATGACAGCGCACCCCCTGCCCTTCGGACCATTCGGACCACAAAGGGGCTTCCTTTCGGCAACGATCCCAGGCGAAATCACACCGTTCAGCATAACGGCACCCATTGAACTCACGGGTCAGGGGGGGCACATTCCCCCTGATCACGGCCAGGGACCGGTCCCGCTTGGTCCGGGCCGGTAGAGAGGCAAAAAGCTTTTGGGAATAAGGGTGGGCCGGGCCGGAAAAAAAGCGCTGGCGATCGGCCTTTTCCACTATTTCCCCGGCATACATCACCGCCACCCGGTGGGCCATCTCCGAGACCACCCCCAGATCGTGGGTAATGAGCAGGATGGACATGGCGGCCCTCTTTTGAAACCCCTGTAACAAATCGAGGATCTGGGCCTGGGTGGTAACATCCAGAGCGGTGGTGGGCTCATCGGCGATCAAGAGGTCCGGGTCACAGGCCAGGGCCATGGCGATCATCACCCGCTGTTTCATGCCTCCGGAAAACTGGAAGGGGTATTCCTTACTGCGCCGGGTCGCCTCGGGGATGCCCACGGCCTCGAGCAATTCCTTCACCCGGCCGGCGGCCGTCTCCCCCCGTAGGGCCGTGTGTTGCTGGAGCATTTCGGCCACCTGATTCCCGATGGTCATCACCGGATTCAGACTCAGCATCGGTTCCTGGAAGATCATGCCGATCCGTTTCCCCCGGATAGTACGCATCTCCGTTTCCGGCAAGGTCAAAAGATCGAACCCGTCAAGCCGGATAGTGCCGCCGACAATCCGGCCGGCCTCCGGCAACAGGCGCATGATGGAAAGGGCCGTCATGGATTTTCCGCAACCCGATTCTCCTAACAAAGCGAAGGTCTCCCCGCGTCTGATGTCAAGTGACAGATCGTCCACGGCCCGCACAATCCCGCCGGCCGTAACGATCCAGGATCTGAGATGATCGATTGCGAGCAAGGGCCTGTTCACGGATTTCCCTCTTTCGAGCCGCCTGACTTTTCGGTCTGAAGGATCTGAAGCTGTACCGTCCGGGTTTGCGTCCGCGGATCAAAGGCGTCCCGCACCGCATCCGAAAAAAGATTGGCGCACAAAACCAGAAGAAACATGAAGCCGAAGGCGGCGGCCAGCGACCACCAGACCATGGGCTCCCGGGCCATTTCGAGGCGGGCACTGTTGATCATGGTGCCGAAACTGATCATCGAGGGATCAACGCCCACCCCTACGTAGGACAGTACGGCCTCCGCCAACACCAGACCGGAGAAATCCATGACCAGGGCGATCAGAACAATATGCATGACGTTCGGCAAAATATGGCGCAAGATGATCCGGAGGTCGGAAACGCCGAAGGCCTGGGCGGCCTGGATATATTCCATCTCCCGCAGTTTCAGGGCCTCCCCGCGCAGCAGACGGCACAATCCCGTCCAACTGGTAATCCCGAGGATAATGCAAAGGAACAATAGACGCAGATCGGCCCGGGCGCTGACGGTTTCAAACAGGTTGGGATGGGTATCCATATAAACCTGGGTCATCAGCACCGCCGCCGCAATCAGCAGCACGGCAGGTATGGAATTGAGCGTGGTATAGACGTACTGGATCAGATCGTCCATCCAGCCCCGGAAATAGCCGGCCATGATCCCCAACAGGACCGCAAAAGGCAGCATCACCAGTGTGGTCAGGGTGCCGATCACCAGACCGGTGCGGATGCTCTTCAAAGCCAGGTAAAGCACGTCCTGTCCGACCTTATCGGTCCCGAGAACATGATACCTGGTACACAACAAGGCGGTAGGGGCCGCCAGGAGCAGGAGCCCCAGTAGTGTCAGCAGGCAGGCGTTCCAGGGAACCTCGCTTTGTCCTCGAAAGACAAGAGGTACCCAGGTGCCGAAACGGATTCTGCGGCGCCGGGCAAGATGCCACAAGAATACACCGCCGAGCAACCCCCAGAGCAAAACCGCCAGCAACGCACCGGCCCCGCCCCGCAAGGCGATGTCACCGGTCTTATCCCGGTCGGGGTTATTGAGATGGGCCCCGCCATAACGCAGACGGGGGAAGGTCCGCACTTGACGGCCATCGGGAAACTCAATAGTTTCCCGGGCATAAAGATGGGTAGCGAAGGGGGCTGAGTAGGTTTTTTCAGTCTGTCTCCTCAGGGGTTGGACCATAACATCCAGCAAACTTAAGACCTCAACCGCATAGGACCGCCCGCCTTTATGGCCGGTTTCAATAGCCGGACGAAAATGCACCGAATCCAGCAGCCCGACTACCAGAAACCCTCCCAACACGACCATGGACACCATGGCATTCAGGTTCTGGGCCACCCGTTTCCAAGGGGCCAGCAGGTGTTCGCGGCCCCGCACCACCCAGCCAAAGATGAGACCGGCTGCCAGGAGCAGGTAAATCAGGGCATCGGTCCAGAGTATGATCGGTTTAAAGGGCATCTCCATTAGAATCCAGAATTCAGGAGCCAGGAGCCAGAATTGAAACCCTTTACCATATTCGCAACGATGGAAATGGCGGCTCTTCTTAACTGTGATATCAATTCATATATTTCATTCCTGAGAAATAATTCAGTGTATCGGAAAACTACTAAAACAAATGGTTGGGCTTTCTGCCAGACAGTTAAATCTCTAAAATTTATTAACGGTTGTCTTTTCATTCTGGATTCTGACTCCTGAATTCTGGATTCTTGAATCATCATTTTTTCATTCCAGCCTGATCCGCGGATCCACCAGGGTGTAGGCAATATCAGTCAGGATGAGGCCGATGATGTAGAGCACCGAACCCAGAAAAACCATAGCCCTGACCACGGCAAAATCCTGTGAGTTGATAGCGTCGATGGTATAGCTGCCGAGTCCCGGTATGCCAAAAAAGGACTCGCTGATCAGGCTGCCCATAAAAAGCAGCGGAATGACCACCACCGCCCCGGTAAGGATGGGGATCAAGGCATTCTGGAGGACATGTTTGAACAGTACCCGTCCCTCGGATAAACCCTTGGCTCGGGCCGTGCGCACATAGTCTTTACCGATTTCTTCCAGAAAGATGGTGCGGTACCAGCGGGCGCTGGCTCCGATTCCGCTGATCATTCCCACCAGCACGGGCAATATCAGGAACTTGACGGCGTTCCATCCCGTTCCGTATCCCGAAATAGGCACCAGGTTCCAAAGTTTACTGAGCAAATACTGACCGCCGATGATATAAAACAAGCTCGAAATGGACATGAGCCCGACGCACAATACCACGCCCCATAGATCCAGATAGGTGGTGCGAAAGAAGGCCATTATCAGGGCAAAAGAAATATAACAGATAAGACCCAGGAGGAACACCGGCAGGGCTATGGCCAGGCTCGGGCCCATACGGTTTTTGATCTCGTAGGCGATGTCCCGGCCGTCATCGGCACGGCCGAACTTGAAAGCGAATAACTTGACTGATTTTTCAAAAAAGATGGTGGCGGTCACCTTATTGATACCCTGGGCAGCAGGATTAAATAGAAGGGGCCGGTCGTAGCCCCTTTCCTGTTTCCATTTCGTAATGGCTTGTGCGGTTACCCGTTTGACCCCGAGATGGATACGGGCCATGTCGTCCGGGGTATTGACAACGAAAAACAGGGTAAAAGTAATGACATTCACCCCGATCAGGATCGGAATGGCATAAAGGATACGACGGACAATGTAATGCAACATCAGATGGCCTTCCTATTCTCCCGGCGTCGAAAGGACAAAATGGCCGGCAAGGCGCTCGCGGCCAAGAGGGACAGGATCAGAAATATCGGCCAGATCACCGGGCGGTTCCATTCGGCCCGTTTCCGTTCCCGAAGCCCGGCATCGATGCGCTGGTACTTCAGCCCATTACGTGCCATCTGGTTCGGTTTCGGATTGAAAACCCAGGAATGGACCAGGGTATACTCTTTGGGGTGGAACCCCCAAAGCCAGGGGGCGTTGCGGCGGACAATCTCTACCATACGGTCGATAATGGCCTGTCGCTTCGGCCCGTTTTCCATGTTTTTCATCTTTTCGAACAACCGGTCATACTCGGGATCGGCGTAGTTAGCCGCATTTTCCCCGTCCGTTTTTACTTTCCCCTGGGGCCCATATAAAAGGAAGAGGAAATTTTCCGGGTCGGGATAATCGGCATTCCAGCCCCAATTGAAGATCTGGGCATTACCCTTTCTAATCTTGTCCTGGAAACGGTTATAGTCGGTGGCCCGGATCACTAATTGCAGGTTAAGCTTTTGGAACTGCTTGCGGATCCAGTCGAGACGCGCCTTGTCATCCGGCCCCCGGGCTGTGACATCGAGGTTGAGCACCAAAGGCTTGCCGGTTTCCGTTTCAACCCCATTGGGATAACCGGCTTCTGTCAGCAATTTTTGGGCTTCCTCAAGGGATTTTCGCTTAGCGCCGCCATTTGCCCAATCATAAATATAAGGGTTGATTCCTTCCTTCCCGGAACGGTTACCAAAGATTTCAGGAGGAATCGGACCTTGAGCCGCAATACCCCGGCCGTTGGCAAAAATGCTGATGAACTCTTCGTAGTCCACTGCGATGGAAATGGCCTGGCGAAGTTTGCGGGCCCGCTCCGAATTTCCGCCAACCACCGGGTCCAGCATATTGAACCCCATGTAGATGTCACTGGGGGCCACCGAAGTCATGAGGCGGATACCTTTCCGCCGCATGCCCTCTGTGATGGCAATATCTCCGGTACTGGTAGTTTGTACGGCCTGATCGAAACTATCGGAGCTGATTCCGGAAGCGTCGTAATACCCCTGAAGAAACTTGTTCCAATAAGGTATTCCCTCTTTTTCCAGGCTGAAGACGACCTTATCAATAAAAGGCAAGGGTTTCCCGGCATCTGCAAAAAACCCGGCCTCCCGGTCCCCGAGTTCTCCTTCGGCCGGATAGGTCTCTCCATGAAAAAAGGGGTTACGCTCCAGCACCATTTGACGGTTGGGATTGTTCTCCGTCAACATATAAGGTCCGGTGCCTACCGGGTACCAGTCCAAAGAAAAATTTTTCTCCGCCATCCCGGGTTGGGAATAGAAACGGGCCACTTCTTCCGGTATCGGTGCAAAAAAAGACATGGCCAGCCAGTAAATAAACTGCGGGTACTTCCCTTTGAGTTTCACCTGGTAAGTATACCGGTCCAGGACCTGGACCCCGGCCAGGGGAAACCGGTTAAGGTCCAAATAGACTTCACCGCGACCGTTATGGACCAGTTCCTGGTCGGCTTTCCTCAGAACCGCCGCGAATTCTTTGAGCCCGACGATATAATCCATCATCAGACCGAAGATCGGGGAATGCAGTCTCGGGTGAGCCAGGCGCTTGATCTGGTAAACATAATCCGCGGCGATAAGCTCGCGGGTTCCCTGCTGTTTAAAATCCGAAAGGCGGCGGATGGAGGCCATAAAACCAGGATCGAGGTTATGAAAGAGCAGACGGCCCTGGTGGTCTCTGGCAAAGGCGGGATGCGGTTGATAGTGAATACCCGGGCGGATACTGATCTTATACAGGCTGTAAGCCACCAGGCCGGCCTCGGCATCGTCAGGCAGAGGACGTCCGGCGGCATCAAAAAATTGAGGCCGGGGGACTTCCTGGGCCGTGGCCGGTATGAGGGTGTATGGCCGTTTAAAATAATGGTATTGCAGGGGAGGTTCATAGATCTGGGCGGTAAAAGTGGATTCATTTTCGCTGTAGGACTGAACCGGGTCAAGATGCTTGGGGCGTTCGGAAAAAGCCGAATAGAGGATATTGCCTCCCCGATCCTGGGCCGGATAGGGATTGTTCCAGACACCGCAGCCGCCAAGCAGCACGGCAGCCCAAAAAAGGGTCATGCCTCGTAAGAATCCATTTTTCCCTGGGCCTAAGCACATAATGGTTTATTGTTTTCCTTCGGATTCTGTGATAATAAAAAAAGGTTCAAGGTTAGAAAATGTCTTTCCTTTGAGCTTTGAGCTTTCGTATCAGTTTAGCGCTTTTTGAAAAAACGTCGACAACCTCTCCGTCATTCCGGTGAAAACCGGAAACCAGGTTCTTTTCGTCTCAGCATAACGTCTGGATTCCGGTTTTCACCGGAATGACGTGTGCGAAAGTCAGGATTTTCAAGTAAAAGTTTCAAGTTTTTCATAGGGCTAAATTGTTACGAGCTTTCAGCTTTGAGCTACTAAAATAATATTTTCGGTTATCAAAAATGGTTCCTGACATCAACTTCGACCATATCACCATCGTCCTGCACCAACCCCGTTTTGCGGAAAATATAGGGGCCTCGGCCCGGGCTGCCTGGAATATGGGCTTCCCGCATATCATCTTAGTCAATCCGGAAGATACAGACTGGGAACGGATGACCAAGCTTTCAACCCATGTGGCCCGGGGGCTTCTGGAAAAAATGCAAAGCTATTCCTCTCTGGCCGAGGCCCTGGCACCTTTCCACTATATTGTTGGAACAACGGCCCGTTTAGGAGGGCAGCGGAAAGAAATTATAAACCCTGCCCAGGCAGCCCGTAAAATTCAATCCCTTGGCGGTCAGAACCGTATTGCCCTCTTATTCGGCCCGGAAAACCGTGGACTCAGCAACGAAGAACTCCGCTTTTGCCATTGCACGGTCAATATCCCTACGGCTTCGGCCAGCTCTCTCAATCTGGCGCAGGGTGTTTTGATCCTTTGTTATGAAATCCTTCTGGCCCATAGTGATGAAAAAGTTCGGAGTGTTGAGTTCGGAGTTCGGAGTGATCAAACCCTAAACCTTGAAATCTCGTCATCCATCACTCCCAACTCCGAACTCCGAACTCCGAACTCCGAACATCCCCTGGCCACATCCTTCGAACTGGAGGGCATGTATCAGCACCTGTCGGAAGTCCTGCAGTTGATGGATTTTTTAGACGAACAGAACCCCGAACTCTGGATGATGAGCCTCAGGCGTTTTTTTTCCCGCATAGGGCTCTATCCTCAGGAGGTGCGCATGATCCGCGGTATCTGCCGCCAACTCAGATGGCTGGTCACCGGCCATCTAAAATCGAACACAAGGATTGAAAGGTAAACCATGCCCGAGCTGCCCGAAGTTGAAACCATTGTTCGCCGTCTTCGTTCGGATCTGACCGGCCTGAAGATTCAAAAAGTTCAAGTATTCACCCCTAAAATCCTTCGATCGCCCGAAAAGCTTTTCATCCAAACCCTGACCGGTAGCATCATACGGGAAATAAGGCGTAAAGGCAAGCTGATCCTTTTCGATCTTGATCTCGATAGGACCCTGATCCTCCATTTGAAAATGACCGGCCAGGTTTTACTGGAACCCGCGTCAACCCCTGTCGACCGCCACACCCATGTCATTTTTGATTTTTTGCCTCCGGATTTCCAGCTCCGATACCGAGATGTCAGGAAATTCGGCTTCTTTGATGTGATCCCGGCCGCGCCCTCCGGTTCAAACCCCTTTGACGGCAAGGTGGCCCCCGACCCTTTTGAAATCAACGCCGGTCAATTCGCCCGGATCATTCACTCTAAAAAAAAGGCCATTAAAACCCTTCTTCTGGATCAATCCCTGATCAGCGGATTAGGTAATATTTATGTGGATGAATCCTTATTTCAAGCCAAAATCCACCCCCTGACTCCGGCTTCGGCTCTATCTTCAGACCGGATTAAAAACCTCCATCGGATTATCCGGCGTGTTCTGAGGCAGGCGATTTTAAAACAAGGCTCCACCCTGAGAGATTACCGAAGGCCTGATGGAACCTCCGGTGGATTTCAAAACTATCATCAGGTCTATGGACGGACCGGCCTGGCCTGCCCCTTCTGCCTTTCCCCGATTCAAAAAATACGGGTGTGCAGTCGCGGCACTCATTTTTGTGCTTCCTGTCAAAAACTCTGATCCGGAGGACCAAAGAAGCGGCAACCCCGCTCCAATCCGGGTTTCCATGAGCCCCTGACCTGTTTACCTTAGAAAAAAAGCGGTTTTTTTGATGATTGGTGTGTTTTTCGCTTGACCCTTTCCATTTTTTCCTCTATATAGAAGCGTAAATTAAAAAAAAATTTATAATAAAAAGGAGGATTGGTTATGGCTACAAAAAAACCCTTGACTAAAACCCAGCTCGTTGCTTACCTGGCGGAAAAATTTTCAATGACGAAAAATGCGTCAAAGGAAATCCTCGATGAATTGGCCCGATTGGCGGTTGCTGAGACCAAGAAAACCGGATCATTTACCATGCCGGGCATCGGCAA
It includes:
- a CDS encoding clan AA aspartic protease, producing MGVTKVTATITNLSKNFPSYESIFLVDTGAIDSMAPASELIKAGIQVEGKEVYELANGQPVEYPYGFARISFMGAETVTQVIFGPEDSEPILGVVALENTGIAVDPVSMSLKRMTAKPLK
- a CDS encoding dipeptide ABC transporter ATP-binding protein: MNRPLLAIDHLRSWIVTAGGIVRAVDDLSLDIRRGETFALLGESGCGKSMTALSIMRLLPEAGRIVGGTIRLDGFDLLTLPETEMRTIRGKRIGMIFQEPMLSLNPVMTIGNQVAEMLQQHTALRGETAAGRVKELLEAVGIPEATRRSKEYPFQFSGGMKQRVMIAMALACDPDLLIADEPTTALDVTTQAQILDLLQGFQKRAAMSILLITHDLGVVSEMAHRVAVMYAGEIVEKADRQRFFSGPAHPYSQKLFASLPARTKRDRSLAVIRGNVPPLTREFNGCRYAERCDFAWDRCRKEAPLWSEWSEGQGVRCHLYEKGTRDEARGMRHEARDEGEERGARDEAQGTRGELIPGQDNGSFILKVADLKIHFPIQKGFLKRTVGQVKAVDGVSFSIPPGKTLALVGESGCGKTTLGKGVLRLIPVTSGTILFQGIDLRTLKPAGMRPLRRELQIIFQDPYGSLNPRMRIMEIIEEGMAALGIGSGTEDRMARIGHLLEEVGLPAGIHYRYPHEFSGGQRQRIAIARALSVNPKLIVCDEPTSALDISVQAQILNLLKELQDGHGLSYLFITHNISVVEFLAHEVAVMYLGRIVEQGKVDEVLGNPRHPYTRALLSAVPVIDRDTKREVIRLQGDLPSPVNPPAGCHFHPRCTEAGPKCRTDYPAPNSSSPTHSVHCHLNSGS
- a CDS encoding ABC transporter permease → MPFKPIILWTDALIYLLLAAGLIFGWVVRGREHLLAPWKRVAQNLNAMVSMVVLGGFLVVGLLDSVHFRPAIETGHKGGRSYAVEVLSLLDVMVQPLRRQTEKTYSAPFATHLYARETIEFPDGRQVRTFPRLRYGGAHLNNPDRDKTGDIALRGGAGALLAVLLWGLLGGVFLWHLARRRRIRFGTWVPLVFRGQSEVPWNACLLTLLGLLLLAAPTALLCTRYHVLGTDKVGQDVLYLALKSIRTGLVIGTLTTLVMLPFAVLLGIMAGYFRGWMDDLIQYVYTTLNSIPAVLLIAAAVLMTQVYMDTHPNLFETVSARADLRLLFLCIILGITSWTGLCRLLRGEALKLREMEYIQAAQAFGVSDLRIILRHILPNVMHIVLIALVMDFSGLVLAEAVLSYVGVGVDPSMISFGTMINSARLEMAREPMVWWSLAAAFGFMFLLVLCANLFSDAVRDAFDPRTQTRTVQLQILQTEKSGGSKEGNP
- a CDS encoding four helix bundle protein, translated to MKRQPLINFRDLTVWQKAQPFVLVVFRYTELFLRNEIYELISQLRRAAISIVANMVKGFNSGSWLLNSGF
- a CDS encoding ABC transporter permease — its product is MLHYIVRRILYAIPILIGVNVITFTLFFVVNTPDDMARIHLGVKRVTAQAITKWKQERGYDRPLLFNPAAQGINKVTATIFFEKSVKLFAFKFGRADDGRDIAYEIKNRMGPSLAIALPVFLLGLICYISFALIMAFFRTTYLDLWGVVLCVGLMSISSLFYIIGGQYLLSKLWNLVPISGYGTGWNAVKFLILPVLVGMISGIGASARWYRTIFLEEIGKDYVRTARAKGLSEGRVLFKHVLQNALIPILTGAVVVIPLLFMGSLISESFFGIPGLGSYTIDAINSQDFAVVRAMVFLGSVLYIIGLILTDIAYTLVDPRIRLE
- a CDS encoding ABC transporter substrate-binding protein, which translates into the protein MTLFWAAVLLGGCGVWNNPYPAQDRGGNILYSAFSERPKHLDPVQSYSENESTFTAQIYEPPLQYHYFKRPYTLIPATAQEVPRPQFFDAAGRPLPDDAEAGLVAYSLYKISIRPGIHYQPHPAFARDHQGRLLFHNLDPGFMASIRRLSDFKQQGTRELIAADYVYQIKRLAHPRLHSPIFGLMMDYIVGLKEFAAVLRKADQELVHNGRGEVYLDLNRFPLAGVQVLDRYTYQVKLKGKYPQFIYWLAMSFFAPIPEEVARFYSQPGMAEKNFSLDWYPVGTGPYMLTENNPNRQMVLERNPFFHGETYPAEGELGDREAGFFADAGKPLPFIDKVVFSLEKEGIPYWNKFLQGYYDASGISSDSFDQAVQTTSTGDIAITEGMRRKGIRLMTSVAPSDIYMGFNMLDPVVGGNSERARKLRQAISIAVDYEEFISIFANGRGIAAQGPIPPEIFGNRSGKEGINPYIYDWANGGAKRKSLEEAQKLLTEAGYPNGVETETGKPLVLNLDVTARGPDDKARLDWIRKQFQKLNLQLVIRATDYNRFQDKIRKGNAQIFNWGWNADYPDPENFLFLLYGPQGKVKTDGENAANYADPEYDRLFEKMKNMENGPKRQAIIDRMVEIVRRNAPWLWGFHPKEYTLVHSWVFNPKPNQMARNGLKYQRIDAGLRERKRAEWNRPVIWPIFLILSLLAASALPAILSFRRRENRKAI
- a CDS encoding RNA methyltransferase codes for the protein MVPDINFDHITIVLHQPRFAENIGASARAAWNMGFPHIILVNPEDTDWERMTKLSTHVARGLLEKMQSYSSLAEALAPFHYIVGTTARLGGQRKEIINPAQAARKIQSLGGQNRIALLFGPENRGLSNEELRFCHCTVNIPTASASSLNLAQGVLILCYEILLAHSDEKVRSVEFGVRSDQTLNLEISSSITPNSELRTPNSEHPLATSFELEGMYQHLSEVLQLMDFLDEQNPELWMMSLRRFFSRIGLYPQEVRMIRGICRQLRWLVTGHLKSNTRIER
- the mutM gene encoding bifunctional DNA-formamidopyrimidine glycosylase/DNA-(apurinic or apyrimidinic site) lyase; translation: MPELPEVETIVRRLRSDLTGLKIQKVQVFTPKILRSPEKLFIQTLTGSIIREIRRKGKLILFDLDLDRTLILHLKMTGQVLLEPASTPVDRHTHVIFDFLPPDFQLRYRDVRKFGFFDVIPAAPSGSNPFDGKVAPDPFEINAGQFARIIHSKKKAIKTLLLDQSLISGLGNIYVDESLFQAKIHPLTPASALSSDRIKNLHRIIRRVLRQAILKQGSTLRDYRRPDGTSGGFQNYHQVYGRTGLACPFCLSPIQKIRVCSRGTHFCASCQKL
- a CDS encoding HU family DNA-binding protein, which gives rise to MATKKPLTKTQLVAYLAEKFSMTKNASKEILDELARLAVAETKKTGSFTMPGIGKIVLSKRKARVGRNPQTGDPIKIPAKTVTKMRIAKAFKDAVVPPKK